Within Elizabethkingia sp. JS20170427COW, the genomic segment ATGTTTTCCTCTTTCAAAAACAAACCATATGCTCAAAAAATAATTAAAGATAATTGCACAAGTAGTAGATAAAATATTACTTATGGGATAAGCAATCCCATGCCAATTGGTTTCATTAGGAATATAATTTGGGAGATAGTGGCTCAACAACTTCATCATCCCAATCTCTACTATTGCACTCAACCCTCCTGCAAGGATAAAAAAGAGAACTTGCTTCTGTTTTAAAATTAAATCTTTCATTCTTAAGAAATGCTACAAATTTACACATTATGTTAAAATCAAAAATAGAATTGTTAAAATTCTTGTTTTACATAAAAAATAATTCTACTTTTAATTACATGAATATGAAAATCAAAAAGTTATGAAAACAACGGACACCAACCATATATTTAAAGATCAACAAATAAAAATAGACTCTTTTAAAAAAAAACACCCAAAATTTCAACAGATTTTTGATGAATACCTGTTTTTCCAAACCGAACTTTGGAATCTAGAAACCTGCGATAAAACCGACCAAATTTCCGATGACTTCCTGGATGCCATGCACATACAGATCTCTGCTTTAGAAGATGAAATTAGCGATTGGTTAGAATATCATGTTTCTACAGATTCGTAAATCGCTTAAATTTCTTAATTTAGCAATCTAATTTTTATAAAAACTAATTAAATGATTGCAATTGTAGATGGAGGTTCTACCAAATGTGATTGGGTGATCTTAGAAAATTCAGGCTTAGAGGTTTTAAAAACAAAAACCAAAGGCTTTAATCCCAATAATACTGCTGCTGATACTATTCCTGAAGAAATTCATAAAAATGAAGATTTAGAAAATATTAAAGATCAAATTCAACATATATTTTTCTATGGTTCAGGTTGTGGAGTGCAAGAGAACAGGGA encodes:
- a CDS encoding GtrA family protein, whose translation is MKDLILKQKQVLFFILAGGLSAIVEIGMMKLLSHYLPNYIPNETNWHGIAYPISNILSTTCAIIFNYFLSIWFVFERGKHSKKKEFSYFMLVSFFSTLLSLLFFNLLYQYVVHDPVDLVVYTLSPIIISKALAIIIVSVLNFSIKKRVIFNG